One Picrophilus oshimae DSM 9789 genomic region harbors:
- a CDS encoding amylo-alpha-1,6-glucosidase, protein MRDLIEEARNLDWDDNYTDIRHWIKVKNNAMDSFNYSMVKGSKAHFISYINGVIYRSDMHRSRTGYWKNDVNHLASVDGYINNKSMGDAFLKYVRGLGYIYREYLNLERLDYISENDGSLHIQLISDYKAKVRLKFEIGHTRAWPSCDVFNKIDVKIAKNTVYISSNISKTVINVLCSGNTKIDSYNNFVYIDIESFSDAEIIVSDSDVYSDDIDDTLNYHNIIEKTVILETPDFEFNKLFLWAKHDILEFYSETKNGSGWFAGFPVYSWFFGRDGLWMALAANQIGLTELTLKHMRLLFKYSDKGRIPHEIGLGNIMDQNYSINNTKFNTMYMSIDSSLLWLLVNESVKNWYKSDFDDNDIKNVLDFLYSCDSDNDLLLENDFMKGLIGWPETWANIRNGKTVDINALWIEVLKYYRNDEYDYALKRYVSLFFNEYMSIDFIDSKAHEIKSAMQFVPGIFLMDQRISKRLRDLIPGMFTPWGLRSMSVYDEMYDGGYHTGTVWPLMTGWFVLSAYNNGLKDEAFNALKTFVNAAFSANDPGRINETYDPVSFTPTGQFAQGWSSSMFVLSLMQGMLNINSLDFKPENFECKNIPESWDYVKIHNLIWRDKFYDVYINHDYHSIIEIKMSDVNEDNR, encoded by the coding sequence TTGAGAGATCTAATTGAGGAGGCAAGGAATCTGGACTGGGACGATAATTACACCGATATTAGGCACTGGATTAAGGTAAAAAATAATGCAATGGATTCATTTAATTACAGCATGGTCAAGGGATCAAAGGCACATTTTATATCATATATAAATGGCGTTATATACAGGTCTGACATGCATAGATCAAGGACCGGATACTGGAAAAATGATGTAAACCATCTTGCCTCCGTTGATGGATATATAAATAATAAATCAATGGGTGATGCATTTTTAAAGTATGTGCGCGGCCTTGGATACATATACAGGGAATATTTAAATCTTGAGAGGCTGGATTATATATCTGAAAATGACGGTTCACTGCATATACAGCTGATTTCAGATTATAAGGCAAAAGTCAGGCTTAAATTTGAAATAGGGCATACAAGGGCATGGCCATCATGTGATGTTTTTAATAAAATTGATGTAAAAATTGCTAAAAACACTGTTTATATATCATCGAACATATCAAAAACAGTAATAAACGTTTTGTGCTCTGGAAACACCAAAATAGATTCCTATAATAATTTTGTTTACATTGATATTGAATCATTTTCAGATGCGGAGATTATAGTATCGGACAGTGATGTTTATTCCGATGATATTGATGATACATTGAATTATCATAATATTATAGAAAAAACTGTAATACTTGAAACGCCGGACTTTGAATTTAACAAGCTCTTTCTATGGGCCAAGCACGATATCCTTGAGTTCTACAGCGAGACAAAAAATGGTAGTGGCTGGTTCGCCGGGTTTCCTGTTTACTCATGGTTTTTTGGCAGGGATGGTCTCTGGATGGCCCTTGCAGCAAATCAGATAGGATTAACGGAACTAACCTTAAAGCACATGCGTCTGCTATTCAAATATTCGGACAAAGGAAGGATACCACATGAGATAGGTCTCGGTAATATTATGGATCAGAATTATTCAATAAATAATACAAAATTTAACACAATGTACATGTCAATAGACAGCAGCCTGCTATGGCTCCTTGTAAATGAATCTGTTAAAAACTGGTATAAATCTGATTTTGATGATAATGATATAAAGAATGTCCTTGATTTTCTATATAGCTGTGATTCTGACAACGATCTTCTTCTGGAAAACGATTTTATGAAAGGTTTGATAGGCTGGCCTGAGACATGGGCAAACATAAGGAATGGAAAGACCGTTGACATAAATGCACTCTGGATTGAGGTTCTTAAATATTACAGAAATGATGAATACGATTATGCATTGAAGAGATATGTATCGCTTTTCTTTAATGAGTATATGAGCATAGATTTCATAGATTCAAAAGCACATGAAATAAAAAGTGCCATGCAGTTTGTGCCGGGCATATTTTTAATGGATCAAAGGATTTCAAAAAGGCTCAGAGACCTTATACCAGGGATGTTTACGCCATGGGGTTTAAGATCAATGTCCGTCTACGATGAAATGTACGACGGCGGATATCATACAGGAACGGTATGGCCGTTAATGACAGGATGGTTCGTACTATCTGCATATAACAATGGTCTTAAAGATGAGGCCTTTAATGCGCTAAAAACATTTGTTAATGCCGCGTTCTCTGCGAATGATCCGGGAAGAATAAATGAAACATACGATCCGGTTAGCTTTACACCAACGGGTCAGTTCGCCCAGGGCTGGTCATCATCAATGTTTGTATTATCATTAATGCAGGGAATGCTTAACATAAATTCCCTGGATTTCAAACCTGAAAACTTTGAGTGCAAAAACATACCTGAATCATGGGATTATGTAAAAATTCATAATTTAATATGGAGGGATAAATTCTATGATGTTTACATTAACCATGATTATCATTCCATAATTGAAATAAAGATGAGTGATGTAAATGAGGATAATAGGTGA
- a CDS encoding M20/M25/M40 family metallo-hydrolase, with protein MNINDFYNYEESMLNDLKRLIEMETPSYNKNLLDGFASYLSGYIKDLIGIDPEIIESKENGNDIKLYINKGSEKNILLLCHYDTVFDEGTVNKRPFKIIGDRAYGPGIFDMKSGIIETLYALKFALNELNKSVVLLITSDEEIDSKFSRPIIENEARNACYALVMEPSLNGMLKTERSGVGTIKITVHGRSAHAGLDPEKGINAIYGLFDLIPLIKSMNNNKRKLNLDIVHGGTRSNVIPDTCYGILDLRFNEPGDDQYVIKKLMENHGIDISYDIRPPMVKSKKTDELMEKIKRICIENNIIIGEASVSGASDGNFCSYYCPVIDGLGTVGDGAHSDSEYIFTKSLPERSFLLYMILKNI; from the coding sequence ATGAATATCAACGATTTCTATAATTATGAAGAAAGCATGTTAAATGATCTTAAAAGATTAATAGAGATGGAGACACCTTCTTATAATAAAAACCTGCTGGATGGATTTGCATCATATTTATCTGGATACATAAAGGATCTTATCGGTATTGATCCAGAGATTATAGAATCAAAGGAAAATGGTAATGATATAAAACTGTATATAAATAAGGGCTCCGAAAAAAATATTTTGCTGTTATGCCATTACGATACCGTTTTCGACGAGGGAACAGTAAATAAAAGACCTTTTAAGATCATTGGCGATAGGGCATATGGCCCCGGGATCTTTGATATGAAGTCAGGGATCATAGAAACATTATACGCTTTAAAATTCGCATTGAACGAACTTAATAAAAGCGTGGTGCTTCTAATAACATCAGATGAGGAGATCGACTCAAAATTTTCCAGGCCGATAATAGAGAACGAGGCAAGAAATGCATGTTATGCCCTTGTTATGGAGCCATCATTAAATGGAATGTTAAAAACAGAGAGGAGCGGTGTTGGCACAATAAAAATAACAGTTCATGGAAGATCGGCACATGCCGGACTCGATCCAGAGAAGGGCATAAATGCAATATACGGTCTTTTTGATCTTATACCATTAATAAAATCCATGAACAATAATAAAAGGAAATTAAATCTCGATATCGTTCATGGTGGAACAAGATCAAACGTTATACCTGATACCTGCTATGGCATCCTCGATTTAAGGTTTAACGAACCAGGTGATGATCAGTACGTTATAAAAAAATTAATGGAAAATCACGGAATAGATATAAGCTATGATATAAGGCCGCCAATGGTAAAAAGCAAAAAAACCGATGAATTAATGGAAAAAATAAAAAGGATATGCATTGAAAATAATATAATAATAGGAGAGGCCTCAGTTTCAGGTGCAAGTGATGGCAACTTCTGCTCATATTACTGCCCGGTAATTGATGGTCTTGGAACCGTTGGGGACGGCGCACATTCAGACAGTGAATACATATTTACAAAAAGCCTTCCGGAGAGGTCGTTCCTCTTATATATGATACTGAAAAATATTTAA
- a CDS encoding carbohydrate ABC transporter permease, translated as MFWKKRRKIYAGETLKMYIIYTVSILLAVIYLIPFYWTVIKSFRNSIFANFPPDMNPLSKTSPSYFIINLKTVWGFGDFPLWYFNSVFVSIAVVIGSVFVGMLAGYAFARLRFPGRTYLFYSVLATLMIPFPVISIASYVFMLDLNWLSTYQGLILPQIASALDVFIMRQYFLTIPEEVELAAKIDGMKPWQIFFRVSAPMAKPAIAAATIFSFIGSWNNFLWPLMEVHSLHMFTLPLVLNFFKGANGTQIYWNQMMTVNILTIIPTIVIFIVFEKYFISGISLNYSR; from the coding sequence GTGTTCTGGAAAAAAAGAAGAAAAATATATGCTGGCGAAACTTTAAAGATGTACATAATATATACTGTTTCAATATTGCTTGCAGTAATATATTTAATACCATTTTACTGGACTGTGATAAAATCATTTAGAAATAGCATATTTGCAAATTTCCCGCCTGATATGAACCCGTTAAGCAAAACAAGCCCATCATATTTTATAATTAATTTAAAGACCGTCTGGGGTTTTGGAGATTTTCCGCTCTGGTATTTCAACAGTGTTTTTGTTTCAATTGCGGTCGTTATTGGAAGCGTTTTTGTGGGAATGCTTGCTGGCTATGCATTTGCAAGGCTCAGATTCCCTGGAAGAACCTATCTATTTTATTCAGTCCTTGCAACGCTTATGATACCTTTTCCTGTTATATCAATAGCATCATATGTTTTCATGCTTGATCTAAACTGGCTCAGCACCTATCAGGGATTAATACTTCCGCAGATAGCATCCGCACTCGATGTTTTTATAATGAGGCAGTATTTTTTAACAATACCTGAGGAGGTGGAACTTGCAGCAAAGATAGATGGTATGAAACCATGGCAGATCTTCTTCAGGGTAAGTGCCCCAATGGCAAAGCCAGCAATTGCAGCTGCAACAATATTTTCATTTATAGGCTCATGGAATAACTTTTTATGGCCGCTCATGGAGGTGCACAGCCTGCACATGTTTACATTACCTCTGGTGCTCAATTTCTTTAAGGGTGCCAATGGAACGCAGATATACTGGAACCAGATGATGACTGTAAACATATTGACAATAATACCAACGATAGTGATCTTCATCGTTTTTGAAAAGTACTTCATAAGCGGCATTTCATTAAACTACTCAAGGTGA
- a CDS encoding ABC transporter ATP-binding protein — protein MGIDIEDLNVSYGGNEILKNFNLRINDGEFFVILGSSGSGKTTLLRSIAGLIPIDSGKIYIDGNDVTDLYPSDRNISMIFQNFALYPHMTVFDNISLNLKIRHVPKDEIKKMVNDVTEMLHIKQHLKKYPRQLSGGEQQRVGMARAMIRNPSVFLMDEPLSNLDAKLRREMLGELRSFHEKIKKTIVYVCHDQDEAMALADRILVLNQGNIMQIGTPDDLYEHPLNVFVAGFIGNPPMNIIKCEMENSRLIIEDFSIDIDDDLNGHAYLGIRPEILGLSEKHGIPAAFDYYINSGLNIEVHATIDDSPVRAVIPKEEVQSYIKDFKNGDTIYLSIKPGKLYVFNADSGSIIREVEYGGFKNVERSN, from the coding sequence ATGGGTATAGACATTGAAGATCTAAATGTAAGTTATGGTGGCAATGAAATATTAAAGAATTTTAATTTAAGAATAAATGACGGCGAATTCTTTGTAATACTTGGATCGTCAGGAAGTGGTAAGACAACACTCCTAAGAAGCATAGCCGGATTAATACCAATAGATTCAGGAAAAATATACATAGATGGCAATGATGTAACAGATCTTTATCCTTCAGACAGGAATATATCAATGATCTTTCAGAACTTTGCACTCTATCCGCACATGACAGTTTTTGACAACATATCATTAAATTTAAAGATAAGGCATGTGCCAAAGGATGAGATAAAGAAAATGGTCAATGATGTTACCGAGATGCTTCATATAAAACAGCATTTAAAAAAGTATCCAAGGCAGCTGTCAGGTGGAGAGCAGCAGCGTGTCGGCATGGCAAGGGCAATGATAAGGAACCCATCCGTGTTTTTAATGGACGAACCGCTCTCGAATCTTGATGCCAAGCTAAGAAGGGAAATGCTTGGAGAGCTTAGATCCTTCCATGAAAAAATTAAAAAAACAATAGTTTATGTCTGCCATGATCAGGACGAGGCAATGGCCCTTGCCGATAGGATACTTGTGCTTAACCAGGGCAATATAATGCAGATAGGCACACCAGATGACCTGTATGAACACCCGTTAAATGTTTTTGTTGCGGGTTTTATAGGAAATCCACCGATGAATATAATCAAATGCGAGATGGAAAATTCAAGGTTAATTATTGAAGACTTTTCAATAGACATTGATGATGATTTAAATGGCCATGCATACCTTGGAATAAGGCCCGAGATACTTGGACTGTCAGAAAAACACGGAATACCGGCAGCATTTGATTATTATATAAATTCTGGATTAAACATTGAGGTGCACGCCACCATCGATGATTCACCTGTAAGGGCTGTTATACCAAAGGAAGAGGTGCAATCATATATAAAGGATTTTAAAAATGGTGATACAATATATTTAAGTATAAAGCCAGGTAAACTGTATGTTTTCAATGCAGATAGCGGTTCAATTATAAGGGAGGTTGAATACGGTGGTTTCAAAAACGTTGAGAGATCTAATTGA
- a CDS encoding extracellular solute-binding protein translates to MEKKTLIAIIVVIIVVAAIAGGVEYHSITSKPAKASIVFSGWVSSGAEYTFDLQMVKTFNDMHSNVTVKFVPITTNYYGTLETELSSNSGPGVFYMENDILPEFVKGGYLMDLSPVLTSNSTYNIGGFAPQILDTFMQHDQLYAAPKDWSPLFVLFNKNIFNAEHVPYPTNYTNWNWTNFHKTLVLLKDNESMLPGNGKGYYPMVLGPQFARILAFMHEAKGQWINAMGDGASSNSNGLLTAIKLWYGLYSSGLAGLNSNLSAGWNGGDFASGKVGMVVTGTWTVPVLEENGSAFKNDMSAVGYAFMPYDVQNATMMFNVGLAINSHLTSTQRWIAEQFVMFFTGPAGEKLWVSKGLALPSRTSILESSWYKTNFPIQSFAGKQFPNAYGWNYNTTNFQVTESTAHSIIVDLFAGKITPEQAYNEIINETNANLKGTSTL, encoded by the coding sequence ATGGAAAAAAAGACCTTGATAGCCATTATAGTTGTTATTATTGTGGTTGCAGCCATAGCTGGTGGGGTTGAATATCATAGTATAACAAGTAAACCGGCAAAAGCATCCATTGTTTTCTCCGGTTGGGTCTCCAGTGGTGCAGAATACACATTTGATTTACAGATGGTAAAAACCTTTAATGACATGCACTCAAATGTCACCGTAAAATTTGTTCCAATAACTACAAATTACTATGGTACTCTGGAAACCGAGCTTTCATCAAACTCTGGTCCAGGAGTCTTCTATATGGAGAATGACATATTACCTGAATTTGTCAAGGGCGGTTATTTAATGGATCTGAGTCCAGTACTTACGTCAAATAGCACATACAATATAGGTGGATTCGCACCACAGATACTTGATACCTTTATGCAGCATGATCAGCTTTATGCCGCACCAAAGGACTGGAGTCCGCTATTTGTACTTTTTAACAAGAATATTTTCAATGCAGAGCATGTTCCATATCCAACAAATTATACAAACTGGAACTGGACGAATTTTCATAAGACGCTGGTTTTGCTCAAAGATAATGAAAGCATGCTACCAGGCAATGGCAAGGGATACTATCCAATGGTTCTTGGGCCGCAGTTTGCCAGGATACTTGCCTTTATGCATGAGGCAAAGGGCCAGTGGATAAATGCCATGGGCGATGGTGCATCATCAAACAGCAATGGACTTTTAACTGCAATAAAATTATGGTACGGCCTTTATTCAAGTGGCCTGGCAGGCCTGAACAGCAATCTTAGTGCCGGCTGGAACGGCGGTGATTTTGCATCTGGCAAGGTTGGCATGGTAGTTACAGGCACATGGACTGTACCTGTTCTTGAGGAAAATGGCTCTGCATTTAAAAATGACATGTCTGCCGTTGGATATGCATTCATGCCATATGATGTTCAGAACGCAACAATGATGTTCAATGTTGGGCTTGCAATTAACAGCCATTTAACATCAACACAGAGATGGATAGCGGAGCAGTTTGTAATGTTCTTTACAGGACCTGCAGGAGAAAAGCTCTGGGTCTCAAAGGGCCTGGCACTTCCATCAAGGACGTCAATACTGGAGAGCAGCTGGTACAAGACAAATTTCCCGATACAGAGCTTTGCCGGTAAGCAGTTCCCGAATGCCTATGGCTGGAACTACAATACAACAAACTTCCAGGTGACAGAAAGCACAGCACACAGCATAATCGTTGACCTATTTGCAGGAAAGATTACACCTGAGCAGGCATATAATGAGATAATAAACGAGACAAATGCAAATCTAAAAGGAACATCAACCCTTTAG
- a CDS encoding carbohydrate ABC transporter permease → MDVIRDPAFIRALINVLIYTAVVVTVQTFLAFGYALLFNTASRISRIARAIVFIPAVVSPVSMSIIFIWVFSDTGLVNYFLSFFGIPPHNWLFSTTYAFPAIMAMNIFTTAPYFMIVYSAGLQSIPSEIMDAAKIDGLKSGIKRFRYIYFPLMRFSTILVVILGLTGAMQLFDQIYVITDGGPARATYVPLMYIYNRTFVYVGDIGLAAAASFVLFVIIMILTVTQRKVITDRR, encoded by the coding sequence ATGGATGTCATAAGGGACCCGGCCTTTATAAGGGCATTGATAAATGTTTTGATATACACCGCTGTTGTCGTGACCGTTCAGACATTCCTTGCGTTTGGATATGCACTTTTATTTAACACAGCATCAAGGATAAGCAGAATTGCAAGGGCAATAGTCTTTATACCTGCCGTGGTCTCCCCGGTATCAATGTCCATTATATTTATATGGGTATTCTCTGACACGGGGCTTGTAAACTATTTCCTATCGTTTTTTGGCATACCACCGCATAACTGGCTTTTTAGCACAACCTATGCATTTCCGGCAATAATGGCAATGAACATATTCACAACGGCACCGTACTTTATGATAGTTTACTCTGCAGGGCTTCAATCAATACCATCTGAGATAATGGATGCAGCCAAGATAGATGGTTTAAAATCAGGAATAAAGAGGTTTCGATACATATATTTTCCATTGATGAGGTTTTCCACTATACTGGTTGTTATACTCGGTCTTACAGGTGCAATGCAGCTATTTGACCAGATCTATGTGATAACGGATGGTGGTCCCGCAAGGGCAACATATGTACCATTAATGTACATATATAATAGAACCTTTGTTTACGTTGGTGATATTGGGCTTGCAGCAGCGGCATCCTTCGTGCTTTTTGTGATAATAATGATTCTTACAGTAACACAGAGAAAAGTAATAACGGATAGAAGGTGA
- a CDS encoding glucosidase family protein gives MRIIGDYKPNHKPYTISSMKAYFTGFLDLMPDSIGYHIPGNMNGLWFPPVRALKNVYILNGNEIVKPKRVILYSSGIEFHNDDLLLKFWFDKNSIFRIKINSMKNYNIELIMELMPLNTWFSINDTRILEKKHLITISSQMFTDTRIKIRTGNPFILKDGILKIDVKKSSEVEIYNYFNINNKIPVNNYSDINRFSVLKSEGNMPRNFTMAKENLIRLSMIIPGIGYGLTAGQPDFPWYFGIDSMLSINGMLYSGFFNLARGSLNILARFSRSGKIPHEILQSGKIYNDGDLEETALYPYAVFRYIKFSWNLKENLHLIKTAGESFNYIMEHGYSGRGIMEDPGAGSGIDIDTITFTIMSLKELMDFKNCDSEEILNMIDVLNPGEKIDGLKKIINNFWLNEKKTFANRIIDNTPYDHGFWTSILPFYSNLATNNQYRMFADYNGGLSSMKSDSGIMIDRSGNTMPLNTGMFLIAAAAYEDSENALYCLEKLNNSFERFSPGSCPEISNNSHGCFLQAWSGSLYIESIASGIFGIKIENGKPVSSPLKNHGLGHARLEKLRFGSVLYNFNLY, from the coding sequence ATGAGGATAATAGGTGATTATAAACCAAATCATAAACCGTACACAATCTCATCAATGAAAGCCTATTTTACAGGATTCCTGGATTTAATGCCCGATTCCATTGGATATCACATACCTGGCAACATGAATGGGCTCTGGTTTCCGCCCGTGCGTGCTTTAAAGAACGTCTACATTTTAAATGGTAATGAAATCGTTAAGCCCAAAAGGGTCATTTTATATTCATCCGGCATTGAATTCCATAATGATGATCTATTGCTTAAATTCTGGTTTGATAAAAACAGCATTTTCAGGATAAAAATAAACAGCATGAAAAATTATAATATTGAACTTATCATGGAATTAATGCCATTAAACACCTGGTTCAGTATAAACGATACACGGATACTTGAGAAAAAGCATTTAATCACAATTTCAAGCCAGATGTTTACCGATACAAGAATAAAAATAAGAACTGGAAATCCATTTATTTTAAAAGATGGTATTTTAAAAATTGATGTTAAAAAATCCTCAGAAGTTGAAATATATAATTATTTTAACATTAATAATAAGATACCTGTAAACAATTACAGTGATATCAATAGGTTTTCAGTGCTTAAATCAGAGGGGAACATGCCAAGGAATTTTACAATGGCCAAGGAAAATCTAATAAGGCTCTCCATGATTATTCCAGGAATAGGATACGGATTAACCGCAGGGCAGCCTGACTTTCCATGGTACTTCGGTATAGACAGCATGCTTTCAATAAATGGCATGCTTTACTCGGGTTTTTTTAACCTTGCACGTGGATCGCTGAACATTCTGGCAAGGTTCAGCAGGTCCGGTAAAATACCGCATGAAATACTGCAAAGTGGAAAGATATACAATGATGGTGATCTTGAGGAAACGGCACTTTATCCATATGCAGTTTTTAGGTACATTAAATTTTCATGGAATTTAAAAGAAAACCTGCATTTAATAAAAACTGCAGGTGAATCATTTAATTATATCATGGAGCATGGTTATAGTGGCCGCGGCATTATGGAGGATCCTGGCGCGGGCTCCGGCATTGACATAGATACAATAACGTTCACAATCATGTCATTAAAGGAATTGATGGATTTTAAAAACTGCGATAGCGAAGAGATACTTAATATGATCGATGTTTTAAATCCGGGTGAAAAAATAGATGGGCTTAAAAAGATCATAAATAATTTCTGGTTAAATGAGAAAAAAACCTTTGCAAACAGGATAATAGACAATACGCCCTATGACCATGGCTTCTGGACTTCAATACTGCCATTTTATTCAAATCTGGCAACAAATAATCAGTACAGGATGTTTGCAGATTACAACGGAGGTTTATCATCGATGAAATCTGATTCTGGTATTATGATTGATAGATCCGGGAATACAATGCCATTGAATACAGGAATGTTTTTAATTGCCGCGGCAGCATATGAAGATTCAGAAAATGCACTTTACTGCCTGGAAAAGCTCAATAATTCATTTGAAAGGTTCTCACCAGGCTCATGCCCGGAGATTTCAAATAACAGTCATGGATGCTTTCTACAGGCCTGGTCTGGTTCGTTATACATAGAGTCCATTGCCAGCGGAATATTTGGCATAAAAATAGAGAATGGAAAACCTGTATCATCACCGTTGAAGAACCATGGCCTTGGGCATGCACGGCTTGAAAAATTAAGGTTTGGCAGTGTTTTATACAATTTTAATTTATATTAA
- a CDS encoding replication factor C small subunit, with protein MINIWTEKYRPKRLDDVIGEDENINTLKSFVKNGDLPHLIFAGPAGTGKTSTAIALTIELFGDDWKENFLELNASDERGIDIIRNNIKDFAKIRPSNKLGFKIIFLDEADQLTNEAQAALRRTMEMFYSTTRFIFSCNYSSKIIPPIQSRCVVLRFRPLDKEAMERKLREIAKNEKFDIDDDSLDAIYEISDGDMRKAINVMQAIQSTGEIKPSKIYEISGEINKNEYKNLISLSLNGAFSDAKSLLDKMLVDYGLSGIDIIRGMHSAIRNERIANRQKLEILIALAEFEFRISQGGSDNVQMDALLARISYIGSEIT; from the coding sequence ATGATCAATATATGGACTGAAAAGTACAGGCCAAAGAGGCTTGATGATGTTATCGGAGAGGATGAAAATATAAACACATTAAAGTCCTTTGTAAAGAATGGTGATTTACCACATTTAATATTTGCCGGACCTGCAGGCACGGGAAAAACATCAACGGCAATAGCCCTTACAATAGAGCTCTTCGGGGATGACTGGAAGGAGAACTTTCTTGAATTAAATGCATCGGATGAGCGTGGAATAGACATAATAAGAAACAATATAAAGGACTTTGCAAAGATCAGGCCCTCCAATAAACTTGGATTTAAGATTATTTTCCTTGACGAGGCGGATCAACTTACAAATGAGGCGCAGGCAGCACTTAGAAGGACCATGGAGATGTTTTATTCCACGACAAGATTTATATTCTCATGCAATTATTCATCAAAGATTATACCACCGATACAGTCAAGATGCGTTGTTTTAAGATTCAGGCCACTTGATAAAGAGGCCATGGAGAGAAAGCTTAGAGAGATAGCAAAAAATGAAAAATTCGATATAGATGATGATTCACTGGATGCAATATATGAGATATCAGATGGCGATATGAGAAAGGCAATAAATGTCATGCAGGCAATACAGTCCACCGGTGAGATAAAACCATCAAAGATATATGAAATATCAGGTGAGATAAATAAAAATGAATACAAGAATTTAATATCGCTGTCATTAAACGGAGCGTTCTCAGATGCAAAGAGTCTTCTTGATAAGATGCTTGTTGATTATGGTCTTTCAGGGATAGATATAATAAGAGGGATGCATTCAGCAATTAGAAATGAAAGGATAGCAAACAGACAGAAGCTTGAGATACTCATAGCCCTTGCAGAGTTTGAATTCAGAATATCGCAGGGTGGAAGTGATAATGTCCAGATGGATGCCCTGCTTGCCAGGATATCATACATAGGAAGCGAGATAACATAG
- a CDS encoding TrmB family transcriptional regulator, which translates to MPARSDGSGHSDIISVLQDMGLTENESRVYILLLEHGSMTAQDILNYLPLRQPQLYDVTAGLERKGFINILLGRPKKYEAIEPEAVVEAREQILNRNREYFLNWANIAIQNRHEKTALINAKNIKSVINNSIELINNANETLEIETTWELYNYIRDPIIRKLKGGCRIEIMFFGNDIKTEMIKNEFSGMEIDIKYIMPGQFFAVISDETNSVFMPRGVAMNINMERYGYIIKDRDMSWFITHNFFTGWYRAMEILKMPLIRPYKYSSQRILIGDLKGLNGININGVLDGSFRLTGKRFHEQGSITGINLDSDVINFVFETKNGKFTVGGYDSQLEDVIMRYFNIN; encoded by the coding sequence ATGCCAGCGAGATCTGATGGATCAGGCCATTCTGATATAATATCTGTTTTGCAGGATATGGGTCTTACGGAAAACGAATCCAGGGTTTATATCCTGCTCCTTGAGCATGGCAGCATGACCGCACAGGATATATTAAACTATCTGCCACTACGCCAGCCACAGCTTTATGACGTAACAGCAGGCCTTGAGAGGAAGGGCTTTATCAATATACTCCTTGGAAGGCCAAAGAAATATGAGGCCATAGAACCAGAGGCCGTTGTTGAGGCCAGGGAGCAGATACTAAACAGGAACAGGGAGTATTTTCTAAACTGGGCAAACATTGCAATCCAAAACAGGCACGAAAAAACCGCGCTCATCAATGCAAAGAACATTAAAAGCGTGATAAACAACTCAATAGAGCTAATAAACAATGCAAATGAAACGCTGGAAATAGAAACCACCTGGGAGCTATACAATTATATAAGGGATCCAATAATTAGAAAGCTCAAAGGCGGATGCCGCATTGAGATTATGTTCTTTGGCAATGATATTAAAACTGAAATGATAAAAAACGAATTTTCAGGCATGGAAATCGATATAAAATATATCATGCCAGGGCAGTTTTTTGCAGTCATCTCTGATGAAACAAATTCCGTTTTCATGCCACGTGGTGTGGCAATGAATATAAACATGGAAAGGTATGGCTATATTATAAAAGATAGGGACATGTCATGGTTCATAACCCATAACTTTTTCACTGGCTGGTACAGGGCAATGGAAATATTAAAGATGCCGTTGATAAGGCCATATAAATATTCATCACAGAGGATACTAATAGGTGATTTAAAGGGCCTAAATGGAATAAATATCAATGGCGTGCTGGATGGATCATTCCGCCTTACAGGAAAACGCTTTCATGAGCAGGGGTCCATAACAGGAATAAATCTGGACAGTGATGTCATAAACTTTGTTTTTGAAACAAAAAATGGAAAATTTACTGTTGGGGGCTACGATTCACAGCTTGAGGATGTAATAATGAGGTATTTTAATATAAATTAA